A stretch of Pseudomonas sp. LS.1a DNA encodes these proteins:
- a CDS encoding BcsE family c-di-GMP-binding protein: MPLLAISGLGAESSQLHVQGLYWLACDSTEDATLLCRQVLGGLLKPVRAALVADAQAMGDVLGALDAAQGPAELALYEADPQAVQHLVDDLPRIDAAGRVLVLLGSADAWGTGNVERWCNTLRPVLLAEAALLLVISSGQSAGLVERLRVFNQSVDGLAQVYRGKGGVRYLQHFWSNPLGKTGTRDVELTRLDAGFAAAGAPQAPSDTGGDELLCLAQRPVLEGAPAFSEHWQVCESLEELGAKASRAVSATVIFAMDGGQRLDSLARQLHRLRQLRGSALKLVVREMAPTLRYQDEQLLLACGASQIVPFGASLSRFLTMVESIQGYLWRRHLPSDFDALLARLRPLAICGLVAPSAFAEAVQTMWHGVRNGEIVHQLLVLRPAPGLTPLQACSRTVFRRDGDIACVVGEVLFLFLFACRSEGVEQALDHIFQLSWKELFISQEVLAGVDSLASPAFLDDSVPRPPRLDAAAHLSAQARPALAPRRVALGKRGTA; the protein is encoded by the coding sequence ATGCCGTTGTTGGCTATTTCCGGCTTAGGCGCCGAAAGCAGTCAGCTTCATGTACAAGGACTGTATTGGTTGGCCTGTGACAGCACAGAAGACGCCACCTTGCTATGCCGCCAGGTGCTCGGGGGGCTGCTCAAGCCCGTTCGGGCAGCCTTGGTCGCCGATGCGCAAGCCATGGGTGACGTGCTGGGTGCGCTCGATGCCGCGCAGGGCCCTGCCGAACTGGCGCTGTACGAAGCTGACCCGCAAGCCGTCCAGCACCTGGTCGATGACCTGCCGCGTATCGACGCTGCCGGGCGTGTGCTGGTGCTGCTGGGGTCCGCCGACGCCTGGGGTACCGGCAACGTTGAACGCTGGTGCAATACGCTGCGCCCGGTGTTGTTGGCCGAGGCCGCGCTATTGCTGGTCATCAGTAGCGGCCAGAGCGCCGGGTTGGTAGAGCGCCTGCGCGTGTTCAACCAGAGTGTCGATGGGCTGGCCCAGGTGTACCGCGGCAAAGGCGGGGTACGCTACCTGCAGCATTTCTGGAGCAACCCGCTCGGCAAAACCGGTACGCGTGATGTGGAACTTACGCGGCTTGACGCGGGCTTTGCCGCTGCCGGGGCGCCGCAGGCACCCAGCGACACCGGTGGCGACGAGCTGTTGTGCCTGGCCCAGCGCCCGGTGCTGGAAGGTGCGCCAGCCTTCTCCGAGCACTGGCAGGTCTGCGAGAGCCTTGAGGAACTGGGCGCCAAAGCCAGCCGGGCGGTTTCCGCCACGGTCATCTTTGCCATGGATGGCGGGCAGCGGCTGGATAGCCTGGCGCGCCAGCTGCACCGCTTGCGCCAGTTGCGTGGCAGTGCTCTGAAGCTGGTGGTGCGCGAGATGGCGCCGACCCTGCGCTACCAGGACGAACAGCTGTTGCTGGCCTGCGGGGCCAGCCAGATCGTGCCGTTCGGTGCCAGCCTGTCTCGCTTCCTGACCATGGTCGAGAGCATCCAGGGATACCTCTGGCGCCGGCACCTGCCAAGCGATTTCGATGCCTTGCTCGCACGCCTGCGGCCGCTGGCCATTTGCGGGCTGGTGGCGCCGAGCGCGTTCGCCGAAGCCGTGCAGACCATGTGGCACGGGGTGCGCAACGGCGAAATCGTCCACCAGTTGCTGGTGTTGCGCCCGGCCCCTGGCCTGACCCCGCTGCAAGCTTGCTCGCGTACGGTGTTTCGCCGCGACGGTGACATCGCCTGCGTGGTGGGCGAAGTGCTGTTCCTGTTCCTGTTCGCCTGCCGCTCCGAAGGCGTCGAACAAGCGCTTGACCACATCTTCCAGTTGTCGTGGAAAGAGCTGTTCATCAGCCAGGAGGTGCTTGCCGGTGTCGATAGCCTGGCCAGCCCTGCCTTCCTCGACGACAGTGTGCCACGGCCACCCCGGCTCGACGCGGCAGCGCACCTGTCTGCCCAGGCACGGCCGGCCCTGGCGCCGCGCCGGGTTGCCTTGGGCAAGCGGGGTACCGCATGA
- the bcsF gene encoding cellulose biosynthesis protein BcsF, translating to MNFVQLLQVIGITALVTLALALLLLRLRATLRDWLRRRLPPRYLKPRGVRHRAARQEPRND from the coding sequence ATGAACTTCGTGCAACTGCTGCAAGTGATCGGCATTACGGCGCTGGTCACCTTGGCGCTGGCCCTGCTGCTGTTGCGCCTGCGTGCCACGCTGCGCGACTGGCTGCGCCGCCGCCTTCCACCCCGTTACCTGAAACCGCGGGGTGTACGCCACCGCGCTGCACGCCAGGAACCCCGTAATGACTAA
- the bcsG gene encoding cellulose biosynthesis protein BcsG, with protein sequence MTNTSATFPVLARWPGLGGWNLYFLAKFLLVALGMLDFQALPNLLFAAFLLVPLPGKWLRIARQLAAVPIGIALFYQDTWLPPFSRLLAQPGVFDFSWDYLLELLGRFINWNLLGALALLLVGYLYLRHWLRLSTLSLLGLAWLAVGGLPSLGFNAGQAPGAAAASPAEQAQATAVADNATLDSWLERFFASERERVTAFPAMKADEQPFDLLVINICSLAWDDLSAVGLRDNPLFSRLDVIFDQFNSATSYSGPAAIRVLRASCGQSSHAGLYQAAPEQCLLFQNLARLGFQSNTLLNHSGRFDNFIGDITQQHMPQPGLRNTDFPRALVGFDGSPIASDLEVLRRWWGQRQGASAEHVSLFYNSISLHDGNRIVTADGGTRVADYTTRATRLFGELGSFLDELERSGRRVVVAFVPEHGAALHGDRMQLSGMREIPTPSITHVPVGLKFIGMGQPARSEPLHVSAPTSYLALSELISRVYAGLGEQQVLDVPSLLSDLPTTEPVAETAGAQILNYQGRAYMRLQGQPDWQPIPKERP encoded by the coding sequence ATGACTAATACATCCGCCACGTTCCCGGTACTGGCCCGCTGGCCTGGGCTGGGAGGGTGGAACCTCTATTTCCTGGCCAAGTTCCTGCTGGTCGCCCTTGGCATGCTCGACTTCCAGGCGCTGCCGAACCTGCTGTTCGCCGCGTTTCTACTGGTGCCGTTGCCGGGCAAGTGGCTGCGTATTGCGCGGCAGCTGGCCGCAGTACCGATTGGCATCGCGTTGTTCTACCAGGACACCTGGCTGCCGCCCTTCAGCCGCCTGCTGGCGCAGCCGGGGGTGTTCGATTTTTCGTGGGACTACCTGCTCGAACTGCTCGGCCGGTTCATCAACTGGAACCTGCTGGGTGCGCTGGCGTTGTTGCTGGTGGGCTACCTGTACCTGCGCCATTGGCTGCGGCTGAGTACCCTGAGCCTGCTGGGTCTGGCGTGGTTGGCCGTTGGCGGCCTGCCATCGCTGGGGTTCAACGCGGGCCAGGCACCTGGCGCCGCGGCTGCCAGCCCCGCCGAGCAGGCGCAGGCCACCGCGGTTGCCGACAACGCCACGCTCGACAGCTGGCTCGAGCGGTTCTTCGCCAGTGAGCGTGAACGGGTGACAGCATTCCCGGCCATGAAGGCCGATGAGCAGCCGTTTGACCTGCTGGTAATCAACATCTGTTCGCTGGCCTGGGATGACCTGTCCGCCGTCGGGTTGCGAGACAACCCGCTGTTCTCGCGCCTGGACGTGATCTTTGACCAGTTCAACTCGGCCACGTCCTACAGCGGGCCGGCTGCCATCCGCGTGCTGCGAGCCAGCTGCGGGCAGTCGTCCCACGCCGGCCTTTACCAGGCCGCCCCGGAGCAATGCCTGTTGTTCCAGAACCTGGCCAGGCTCGGCTTCCAGAGCAACACCTTGCTCAACCACAGCGGCCGCTTCGACAACTTCATCGGCGACATCACCCAGCAGCACATGCCACAACCTGGCCTGCGCAACACCGACTTCCCGCGGGCACTGGTCGGCTTCGACGGCTCGCCGATCGCCAGCGACCTCGAGGTGTTGCGCCGCTGGTGGGGGCAGCGCCAAGGCGCGTCGGCCGAGCATGTGTCGCTGTTCTACAACAGCATCAGCCTGCATGACGGCAACCGTATCGTCACCGCCGACGGCGGTACCCGTGTGGCCGATTACACCACCCGCGCCACCCGCCTGTTCGGCGAGCTGGGCAGCTTCCTCGATGAACTGGAGCGCAGCGGCCGTCGCGTGGTCGTGGCCTTTGTCCCGGAACATGGCGCCGCGCTGCATGGCGACCGCATGCAGCTGTCGGGCATGCGTGAAATCCCCACACCGTCGATTACCCATGTGCCGGTGGGCCTGAAGTTCATCGGCATGGGCCAGCCTGCCCGCAGCGAGCCGCTGCATGTTTCGGCACCCACCAGCTACCTGGCGCTGTCCGAGCTGATCTCGCGCGTGTATGCGGGCCTGGGCGAGCAGCAGGTGCTGGATGTGCCCAGCCTGTTGAGCGACCTGCCGACCACCGAACCGGTCGCGGAAACCGCAGGTGCGCAGATACTGAACTACCAGGGGCGCGCCTACATGCGCCTGCAAGGCCAGCCCGACTGGCAGCCTATCCCGAAGGAGCGCCCATGA
- the bcsR gene encoding cellulose biosynthesis protein BcsR, whose protein sequence is MITGKADPADRSDDIAQLRQHLDMPDLNYQDISLLVGVQQALQRWPLLGESCRASAQGTLYTTAPRREVLSP, encoded by the coding sequence ATGATCACTGGCAAGGCAGACCCTGCCGACCGCAGCGACGATATCGCCCAGTTGCGCCAGCACCTGGACATGCCGGACCTGAACTATCAGGACATCTCTTTGCTGGTGGGTGTCCAGCAGGCCCTGCAGCGCTGGCCGCTGCTGGGCGAAAGCTGCCGGGCCAGCGCCCAGGGCACGTTGTACACGACGGCGCCGCGGCGTGAGGTGCTGTCGCCATGA
- the bcsQ gene encoding cellulose biosynthesis protein BcsQ, which yields MTSLALHGVRGGLGRSALLAALGYALQGAGERVLLVDLCPSNLLGLHFNLPLDMREGWALAEWEGRPFSDALYEVLDGLSLMPFGNLPAGTRQPLPDAEAWRARQVELAEHFDWLLFDLPQLPADVAGQSIETDVRVLVAEAEMASHLLLGRRPVEQYDLLLVNRYDPASRLQSDLLMVWRDLFRDRLPIQVVHRDEAFLEALACKAPLGHYAPQSLACRDVQSLAVRCLTRRRS from the coding sequence ATGACCAGCCTGGCGTTGCACGGGGTGCGCGGTGGCCTGGGGCGCAGTGCCTTGCTGGCCGCGCTGGGCTATGCGTTGCAGGGGGCAGGGGAGCGGGTCCTGCTGGTCGACCTGTGCCCAAGCAATCTGCTTGGGCTGCACTTCAACCTGCCCCTCGACATGCGCGAGGGATGGGCGCTTGCCGAGTGGGAAGGGCGGCCGTTCAGCGATGCCCTGTACGAGGTGCTCGATGGCCTGAGCCTGATGCCGTTCGGCAATCTGCCTGCCGGCACGCGGCAGCCGTTGCCCGACGCTGAAGCCTGGCGCGCTCGCCAGGTCGAGTTGGCCGAACACTTCGACTGGTTGCTGTTCGACCTGCCGCAACTGCCGGCTGATGTTGCTGGCCAGAGCATCGAGACCGACGTGCGGGTATTGGTGGCTGAGGCCGAGATGGCCAGCCATCTGCTGCTCGGGCGCCGGCCGGTCGAGCAGTACGACCTGCTGCTCGTCAACCGCTACGACCCGGCCAGCCGCTTGCAGAGCGACCTGCTGATGGTGTGGCGCGACCTGTTCCGTGATCGTTTGCCAATCCAGGTGGTGCACCGTGACGAGGCCTTTCTCGAGGCCCTGGCGTGCAAGGCACCGCTTGGCCACTACGCGCCGCAGAGCCTGGCTTGCCGGGACGTGCAGAGCCTGGCGGTGCGCTGCCTGACGAGGCGCCGGTCGTGA
- the bcsA gene encoding UDP-forming cellulose synthase catalytic subunit has translation MTLNPLSAYSWFSTRGARQPVAWLFTLGVWLAFLFLRLESPAWQALLAERQRLYPQLAGKRPSLGDPLRLLIQSLWLLVRRQPLPREPGVARRAWGAVRTQLRGVLQVLRHYRSLLIARLQQLPARYNASAFKQEASARLRGLSVFARWAFYSVLTLGAIGLAVLCVTEPFGYLAQLVFIFLLLGIAMLVRHIPGRFPTLMLIVLSTLISCRYLWWRYTSTLNWNDTTGLVCGVILLAAETYSWFVLILGYIQTSWPLQRKPANLPANPAHWPTVDLMIPTYNEDLSVVRTTVLAALGLDWPRECLRIYILDDGRRDAFRAFADEVGVGYIVRPDSKHAKAGNLNHALGVADSELIAIFDCDHVPVRSFLQMTVGWFLKDPKLALVQTPHHFFSPDPFERNLGSFRRRPNEGELFYGLIQDGNDMWNAAFFCGSCAVLRRTALESIGGFAVETVTEDAHTALRMHRQGWSSAYLSIPQAAGLATESLSAHIGQRIRWARGMVQIFRTDNPLLGRGLSLFQRVCYANAMLHFLAGLPRLVFLTAPLAFLLLHAYIIYAPALMILLYVLPHMIHASLTNSRMQGKYRQTFWGEVYETVLAWYIARPTTVALFAPKKGKFNVTAKGGLMEQEQFDWRIAQPYLWLAALNVAGLGFAVWRLFTGPAAEIGTVIVSSLWVIYNLLIIGAAVAVAAEVRQVRRAHRVQMRLPAGLVLASGHAYPCTLVDYSDGGVGLHLHQGLELKAGEQVRLLLNRGQREFAFQACVTRTVGQHVGLVFQDLSQQQRIDLVHCTFARADAWLGWNEQHEVDRPLRSLVDVLKLGGVGYLRLVEHLPPWLRAWLRPLRTLAHWLASYRPRTPRPVLSMNPVDRDA, from the coding sequence GTGACCCTGAACCCCTTGTCTGCCTATAGCTGGTTCAGCACGCGTGGCGCGCGGCAGCCGGTCGCCTGGCTGTTTACCCTTGGCGTGTGGCTGGCCTTCCTGTTCCTGCGTCTGGAGTCGCCCGCCTGGCAGGCTCTGTTGGCCGAGCGGCAGCGCCTGTACCCGCAACTGGCGGGCAAGCGCCCAAGCCTGGGCGACCCGCTACGCCTGCTGATCCAGAGCCTGTGGCTGCTGGTCCGGCGCCAACCGCTACCACGCGAACCGGGGGTTGCCCGCCGAGCCTGGGGCGCGGTGCGTACGCAGCTGCGCGGCGTGCTGCAGGTGCTGCGCCACTACCGTAGCCTGCTGATCGCCCGCCTGCAGCAGCTGCCTGCGCGCTACAACGCCAGTGCTTTCAAGCAGGAGGCTTCGGCACGCTTGCGCGGCTTGAGCGTGTTCGCCCGGTGGGCGTTCTACAGCGTACTGACCCTGGGCGCCATCGGCCTGGCCGTGCTGTGCGTGACCGAACCGTTCGGCTACCTGGCGCAGCTGGTGTTCATCTTCCTGCTACTGGGCATCGCCATGCTGGTGCGGCACATTCCGGGCCGCTTCCCGACTCTGATGTTGATCGTGCTATCGACCCTCATCTCCTGCCGCTACCTGTGGTGGCGCTACACCTCGACCCTGAACTGGAACGACACCACCGGCCTGGTGTGCGGGGTGATCCTGCTGGCGGCAGAAACCTATTCATGGTTCGTGCTGATCCTGGGCTACATCCAGACCAGCTGGCCGTTGCAGCGCAAGCCGGCGAACCTGCCGGCAAATCCGGCGCACTGGCCGACCGTCGACCTGATGATCCCCACCTACAACGAAGACTTGTCGGTGGTGCGCACCACGGTGCTGGCGGCCCTTGGCCTGGACTGGCCGCGCGAGTGCCTGCGCATCTATATCCTCGACGACGGCCGGCGCGACGCGTTCCGTGCGTTCGCCGACGAAGTGGGGGTGGGCTACATCGTGCGGCCGGACAGCAAGCACGCCAAGGCCGGCAACCTCAACCATGCGCTGGGCGTGGCTGACAGCGAGCTGATCGCCATTTTCGACTGCGACCACGTGCCGGTGCGTTCCTTCCTGCAAATGACCGTGGGCTGGTTCCTCAAGGACCCGAAGCTGGCGCTGGTGCAGACGCCGCACCATTTCTTCTCGCCCGACCCGTTCGAGCGCAACCTGGGCTCGTTCCGCCGTCGCCCCAATGAAGGCGAGCTGTTCTACGGCCTGATCCAGGACGGCAACGACATGTGGAACGCGGCGTTCTTCTGCGGCTCGTGTGCCGTGCTGCGACGTACCGCGCTGGAGAGCATCGGCGGCTTTGCCGTCGAAACCGTGACCGAAGATGCCCATACTGCCTTGCGCATGCACCGCCAGGGTTGGTCATCGGCCTATCTGAGCATTCCGCAGGCGGCCGGCCTGGCCACCGAGAGCCTGTCGGCGCACATCGGCCAACGCATTCGCTGGGCCCGTGGCATGGTGCAGATCTTCCGCACCGACAACCCGCTGCTCGGCCGTGGACTGAGCCTGTTCCAGCGGGTGTGCTATGCCAACGCGATGCTGCACTTCCTGGCCGGCCTGCCAAGGCTGGTGTTCCTGACCGCGCCCCTGGCGTTCCTGTTGCTGCATGCCTACATCATCTATGCACCGGCGTTGATGATCCTGCTGTACGTGCTGCCGCACATGATCCACGCCAGCCTGACCAACTCGCGCATGCAGGGCAAGTACCGGCAGACCTTCTGGGGGGAGGTGTACGAGACCGTGCTGGCCTGGTATATCGCCCGCCCGACCACGGTCGCGCTGTTCGCGCCGAAGAAGGGCAAGTTCAACGTCACCGCCAAGGGCGGCCTGATGGAGCAGGAACAGTTCGACTGGCGTATCGCCCAACCCTACCTGTGGCTGGCGGCGCTCAACGTCGCCGGCCTGGGCTTTGCCGTGTGGCGCCTGTTCACCGGCCCGGCGGCGGAAATCGGCACGGTGATCGTCAGCTCGCTGTGGGTGATCTACAACCTGCTGATCATCGGCGCCGCCGTTGCCGTTGCCGCCGAAGTGCGCCAGGTGCGCCGTGCCCACCGGGTGCAGATGCGCTTGCCGGCGGGGCTGGTGCTGGCCAGCGGTCACGCCTACCCCTGCACCCTGGTCGACTACTCCGACGGCGGTGTCGGCCTGCATTTGCACCAGGGCCTTGAGTTGAAAGCGGGGGAGCAGGTGCGCCTGCTGCTCAACCGTGGCCAGCGCGAGTTCGCCTTCCAGGCCTGTGTCACCCGTACTGTCGGGCAACACGTGGGCCTGGTGTTCCAAGACCTCAGCCAGCAACAGCGTATCGACCTGGTCCATTGCACCTTTGCCCGCGCCGATGCCTGGCTTGGCTGGAACGAGCAGCACGAGGTCGATCGCCCGCTGCGCAGCCTGGTCGACGTGCTGAAGCTGGGCGGTGTCGGTTACCTGCGCCTGGTCGAGCACCTGCCGCCATGGCTGCGGGCGTGGCTGCGCCCACTGCGCACGCTGGCGCACTGGCTGGCCAGCTACAGGCCCCGCACACCACGGCCTGTCCTTTCCATGAACCCTGTTGATCGAGACGCATGA
- the bcsB gene encoding cellulose biosynthesis cyclic di-GMP-binding regulatory protein BcsB, translating to MTGYPARTWGLAMALLAALSQSAAAASVAPLAEPAVPTVPNWPVAKTFEQLGHASDSLLLGVRNSEHIEFGLRRDRLATDASLQLDYTPSPALLPNLSHLRVYLNDELMGVVPVEKDQLGQRVRRQLPLDPKLLSDFNRVRLEFVGHYTDICEDPAHSGLWLNLNRKSQVQLHEQALALDNDLAYFPLPFFDVRDTGKVTLPVVFSGVPSLGEQRAAAILASYFGSQAGWRKASFPVLYNSLPARGDKPTPSIVFASNDRRPAFLADLQQFPPVDGPVLQMIDHPDDRFSKVLLVLGRNDDDLVKAASALAVGNNLFRGARVKVEQMTALQPRQPYDAPNWTRTDRPVRFAELLDYPEQLQVSGLQPRPVTLELNLPPDLFVWRNQGIPLRTLYRYTAPAVTDESRLSISVNDQYITSMPLVGNDRRGGTLEEMRLAVLSGDNTALTEKSLVPALKIGDRNRLRFDFSFASTLGSAQRDRCQTSLPVDVRAAIDDNSTIDLSGYHHYIAMPDLRAFARSGFPFSRMADLSETLVIMPAKPTTMQVGTLLDAVGGLAGQIGYPSLGLQLVDDWKQAAAADADLLLLGSLPEALGDAPNLGLLLSAQRDWLLQGRSAGLPGSQRFDTAPVAASSRVAVSAQAPIAAITGLKSPFHEQRSVVALLANSDSDYALLRDVLGDVGKLDAVAGSVTLVRSSGVTSQFVGEHYFVGALPWWLLLWFHLSEHPVLLAAIAAICVVLFAFLLWRALRWAGKRRLGEAG from the coding sequence ATGACTGGTTATCCCGCGCGTACCTGGGGCCTGGCGATGGCGCTGCTTGCTGCCTTGTCGCAGAGCGCCGCTGCCGCCTCCGTAGCCCCGCTTGCCGAGCCGGCCGTACCCACGGTACCGAACTGGCCGGTTGCGAAAACCTTCGAGCAGCTCGGGCATGCGTCCGACAGCCTGCTGCTGGGGGTACGCAACAGCGAGCATATCGAATTCGGCCTGCGGCGCGATCGCCTGGCCACCGACGCCAGCCTGCAGCTGGACTACACACCTTCGCCCGCGCTGTTGCCGAACCTGTCGCACCTGCGCGTGTATCTCAATGACGAGTTGATGGGTGTGGTGCCAGTGGAGAAAGACCAGCTTGGCCAGCGTGTGCGCCGCCAGCTGCCACTGGACCCTAAGCTGCTCAGCGACTTCAACCGGGTTCGCCTGGAGTTCGTCGGGCATTACACCGACATCTGCGAAGACCCGGCGCACAGCGGCCTGTGGCTAAACCTGAACCGCAAGAGCCAGGTGCAGCTGCACGAACAGGCCCTGGCCCTGGACAACGACCTGGCGTACTTCCCGCTGCCGTTCTTTGACGTGCGCGACACCGGCAAGGTAACGCTGCCGGTGGTGTTCAGCGGCGTGCCGAGCCTGGGAGAGCAGCGTGCGGCGGCGATCCTGGCGTCCTACTTCGGCAGCCAGGCCGGCTGGCGCAAGGCCAGTTTCCCGGTGCTGTACAACAGCCTGCCGGCCCGTGGCGATAAACCCACGCCGAGCATCGTGTTTGCCAGCAACGACCGTCGCCCGGCCTTCCTCGCCGACCTGCAGCAGTTCCCGCCGGTCGACGGCCCGGTACTGCAAATGATCGACCACCCGGACGACCGCTTCAGCAAAGTGCTGCTGGTGCTGGGCCGCAACGACGATGACCTGGTCAAGGCCGCCTCGGCGCTGGCGGTTGGCAACAACCTGTTCCGCGGTGCCCGGGTGAAAGTCGAGCAGATGACGGCACTGCAACCGCGCCAGCCCTACGATGCGCCGAACTGGACACGCACCGATCGCCCGGTACGCTTCGCCGAGCTGCTCGATTACCCCGAGCAGCTGCAGGTCAGCGGCCTGCAACCGCGGCCGGTGACGCTGGAATTGAACCTGCCGCCCGACCTGTTCGTCTGGCGCAACCAGGGCATTCCGCTGCGTACGCTGTACCGCTACACGGCCCCGGCAGTGACCGACGAATCGCGGCTGAGCATCAGCGTCAACGACCAGTACATCACCAGCATGCCGCTGGTGGGCAATGACCGGCGCGGCGGCACACTGGAGGAAATGCGCCTGGCGGTGCTGTCCGGTGACAACACCGCATTGACCGAGAAGTCGCTGGTACCGGCGTTGAAGATCGGCGACCGCAACCGCCTGCGTTTCGATTTCAGCTTTGCCAGCACCCTGGGCAGCGCCCAGCGCGACCGCTGCCAGACCTCGTTGCCGGTGGATGTGCGTGCGGCGATCGACGACAACTCCACGATCGACCTGTCCGGTTACCACCACTACATCGCCATGCCCGACCTGCGCGCATTCGCCCGCAGCGGCTTCCCGTTCAGCCGCATGGCCGACCTTTCCGAAACGCTGGTCATCATGCCGGCCAAGCCCACGACGATGCAGGTGGGTACCTTGCTCGATGCGGTCGGTGGGCTGGCCGGGCAGATCGGCTACCCGTCGCTTGGCCTGCAGCTGGTCGATGACTGGAAGCAGGCTGCAGCGGCCGACGCCGACTTGCTGCTGCTTGGCAGCCTGCCCGAGGCGCTGGGCGATGCGCCCAACCTTGGCCTGCTGCTCAGCGCCCAGCGGGACTGGCTGCTGCAAGGCCGTAGCGCGGGTCTGCCGGGCAGCCAGCGCTTCGATACTGCGCCGGTGGCCGCGAGCAGCCGTGTGGCCGTCAGCGCGCAGGCGCCGATTGCGGCCATTACCGGGCTGAAGTCGCCGTTCCACGAGCAGCGCAGCGTTGTCGCCCTGTTGGCCAACAGCGATAGCGACTATGCGTTGCTGCGCGATGTGCTCGGCGATGTCGGCAAGCTTGATGCAGTGGCCGGTTCGGTGACGCTGGTGCGCAGCAGCGGCGTCACCAGCCAGTTCGTAGGCGAGCACTACTTTGTTGGCGCGCTGCCGTGGTGGCTGCTGCTGTGGTTCCACCTGTCCGAACACCCGGTGCTGCTGGCGGCGATCGCGGCCATTTGCGTGGTGTTGTTCGCCTTCCTGTTGTGGCGGGCACTGCGCTGGGCAGGCAAGCGTCGCCTGGGTGAGGCGGGGTGA
- the bcsZ gene encoding cellulose synthase complex periplasmic endoglucanase BcsZ produces the protein MMRRLLVGLVTLGLPVFVNAAPACPWPAWDRFKAELVSVDGRVIDPSDERLITTSEGQSYALFFALVGNDRQTFAQVLRWTSNNLAEGDLARHLPAWLWGRNGQQQWQVLDANNASDADLWIAYSLLEAGRLWDEPAYTQLGQRLLWRIAAQTVRKLPGLGLMLLPGDYGFEDARGARLNPSYLPLQLFDRFNLVDPLWGELAANTRRLWLASSPKGFAPDWLLWTPAGELAADPQHGSEGDYDAIRVYLWVGMLAKDAAQRAELVAHYAPMAALTARQGLPPEHVDAHSGVASGHGPTGFSAALLPLLAASPEHVAGLAAQRQRLREQPVEAKAYYSQVLALFGQGWDQGRYRFDPHGRLLPVWSTPCSE, from the coding sequence ATGATGCGTCGGTTGCTGGTAGGGCTGGTCACCTTGGGCCTGCCCGTTTTCGTCAACGCCGCGCCGGCCTGTCCATGGCCCGCCTGGGACCGCTTCAAGGCTGAGCTGGTGAGCGTCGACGGTCGGGTCATCGACCCGAGCGATGAGCGCCTGATCACCACCTCGGAAGGGCAGAGCTATGCGCTGTTCTTCGCCTTGGTGGGCAATGACCGGCAAACCTTCGCGCAGGTGTTGCGCTGGACCAGCAACAACCTGGCAGAGGGCGACCTGGCCCGGCATCTGCCCGCCTGGCTGTGGGGCCGTAATGGCCAGCAGCAGTGGCAGGTACTGGATGCCAACAACGCCAGCGATGCCGACCTGTGGATTGCCTACAGCCTGCTGGAAGCCGGGCGGCTGTGGGACGAGCCGGCCTACACGCAGCTGGGCCAGCGTTTGCTGTGGCGTATCGCCGCGCAGACCGTGCGCAAGCTGCCGGGCCTCGGGCTGATGCTGCTGCCGGGGGACTACGGTTTCGAGGACGCCCGCGGCGCCCGCCTGAACCCCAGCTATTTGCCGCTGCAGTTGTTCGATCGCTTCAACCTGGTTGACCCGTTGTGGGGCGAACTGGCGGCCAACACACGGCGTTTGTGGCTGGCTTCGTCACCAAAGGGCTTTGCCCCGGACTGGCTGCTGTGGACGCCAGCCGGTGAATTGGCAGCGGACCCGCAACATGGCAGTGAAGGTGACTACGACGCCATTCGCGTCTACCTGTGGGTGGGCATGCTGGCCAAGGACGCGGCACAGCGTGCCGAGCTGGTGGCCCACTATGCCCCGATGGCGGCATTGACCGCGCGCCAGGGGCTGCCGCCAGAGCATGTGGATGCGCACAGCGGTGTTGCCAGTGGCCATGGCCCGACAGGTTTCTCTGCGGCGTTGCTGCCGTTGCTGGCGGCATCGCCGGAGCACGTCGCAGGCCTGGCGGCCCAGCGTCAGCGCTTGCGCGAGCAGCCAGTCGAAGCCAAGGCCTATTACAGCCAGGTGCTGGCGCTGTTTGGCCAGGGTTGGGACCAAGGCCGTTACCGTTTTGACCCGCACGGCCGCCTGTTGCCGGTCTGGAGCACGCCATGCAGCGAATGA